A single genomic interval of Pseudorca crassidens isolate mPseCra1 chromosome 19, mPseCra1.hap1, whole genome shotgun sequence harbors:
- the SDF2 gene encoding stromal cell-derived factor 2: protein MAVVSLLLFGGLWSAVGSSSLAVVTCGSVVKLLNTRHNVRLHSHDVRYGSGSGQQSVTGVTSVDDSNSYWRIRGKTATVCERGTPIRCGQPIRLTHVNTGRNLHSHHFTSPLSGNQEVSAFGEEGEGDYLDDWTVLCNGPYWVRDGEVRFKHSSTEVLLSVTGEQYGRPISGQKEVHGMAQPSQNNYWKAMEGIFMKPSELLKAEGHHTEL, encoded by the exons ATGGCTGTGGTGTCGCTGCTGTTGTTCGGGGGTTTGTGGAGTGCTGTGGGATCGTCCAGTCTGGCTGTCGTTACATGCGGTTCTGTGGTGAAGCTGCTCAATACGCGCCACAACGTGCGACTGCACTCACACGACGTGCGCTACGGGTCAG GTAGTGGGCAGCAGTCAGTGACAGGTGTAACCTCTGTGGATGACAGCAATAGTTACTGGAGGATACGGGGGAAGACGGCCACAGTGTGTGAGAGGGGAACCCCCATCAGATGTGGTCAGCCCATCCGGCTGACACATGTCAACACTGGCCGAAACCTCCATAGTCACCACTTCACCTCACCTCTTTCTGGAAACCAG GAAGTGAGTGCTTTTGGTGAGGAAGGTGAAGGCGACTATCTGGATGACTGGACAGTGCTCTGTAATGGGCCCTACTGGGTGAGGGATGGTGAGGTGCGGTTCAAGCATTCTTCCACTGAGGTTCTGCTGTCTGTCACAGGAGAACAATATGGTCGACCCATCAGTGGGCAAAAAGAGGTGCATGGCATGGCCCAGCCAAGCCAGAACAATTACTGGAAAGCCATGGAAGGCATCTTCATGAAGCCCAGTGAGTTGTTGAAGGCAGAAGGCCATCACACAGAGCTATGA